Sequence from the Herpetosiphon gulosus genome:
CCAAACGAGCCTGGCGATCCATCACGCAATGGTTGTCCAAAACCAGTTGAGCAGCCAACCGAGCGGCCAACCAATACGCCACGGCCAACCGAACAACCAACCACACCGCCAGATCCGCCAACCAATACACCACGGCCAACAGATCCGCCATTGCCAACACCAGTCCCACCACCATTACCATAGATCAGGTAGGAGTCGGTTATACCTAGTTAGCGCAATTGAAATTATAGGGATAGCACAATGCAGAAGTTTCAGCGTCTATCGTTAGTACTATTGTTCATCAGCCTAAGTCTCATGCTGCAACCAATCAGCCATGCCCAACAAGACCTTAAGTCGCCAGCTGCGCCAACAATTGACCAGCCGAATGCCCTCGCCGCCCCACCGGTGATTGGCTGGGATCAAATAGCTGCAACCGTAATTGAAGGCCAAGACCTTATTTTAGCGGTGCGCGTCAAAAGCATTGATCCAGGTGATTCGGTCGATATTGGGATTACCTATGAAGTTTATAATGGGACAGCCCAATCGCCCGCTGATTATAATCGAACCTTAACCTTGGTTAGTAATAATCAACCAATCAACGGTACGGTTGCAATGAGAGGGGCAGAACGAGTCCAATATATCAAAGTTGATACCAATATGGATGGCAACAACAACGAAGGGCTTGAAACGTTTTTTATTGATATCTCGGTAGCAGGAGCCCAAATTGACCCAAGCATGGGCAATCGGGTAACCGTTACAATTGCCAAGGACCAAAAGTTCTATCCGGCGTTCGCCGACTTCCAAGGGTGTAGCGATGTCGCCGAGCCAACCAACAACAATCCTAATAACGGAGCGCTTTTGGCAATTAATGGGGGGACATGCCAAAGCGATTTTGCCAATGAAATTCCAGGCGATTCCGATTATTATCTATTGAGCCAAGCGACCAATGGCTCGTTGCGGCTTTTATTGGCAAATGTAACGCCGAACCAGCATGACTTTAACCTCTATCTTTATCGTCAACGCACCGATGGATCGTTTGAGTTCTTGCAACAATCAACCAATCAAGCTCAAATTGCCGATTCAATTAGCTTCGCAGCAACGGCGAATACCGTCTATTTAGCACGGGTTTACTGGGTTATCAGCACCGGAACCGCTACCCCAGTTTATCAATTGAGTGCAACAGCCCAATAAGTGTATCACCAAGGAGAGTAGAGTTTATGAAGCATGCTAGCTCCACTGAGGAGCTAGCATGCCCCAACTAATTATCCAAAGGAGTGTTAGGATGCTGCGGTGGTCTCGTTTTATTCTTATGTTCTTGTTCATTCAACATATGCTCATCACAAGTAGTTTTGCTAGCCCTGAAGCCCCTCAAGCAATTACGGTCTCGTGGCAAACTACTAAGGTTTCAACCACTGAAGGTGTCAGTGTTTGGTTAGCGGTTGTGGTTAATGGAGCTGACCCATCTGCTAATGTTGATATTGACCTTAGATATAATACCCAAGGTGTTACAGCCGCTGCTGGATCAGATTACGCTGGCTCAATGGGTAATAATTTCAATATCAGTGGGCAAACTCGGGTTAGGTTAATCAGAATAGAAATTTATTACAATAACTATTACGAAAACCATGAAACATTTCTTGTACAACTCAATTCTCGCACGAGTGGGATTGATGTTGTAGGCGAGGCAAAAGCGGAAGTAACGATTTCGCGTAGTCGTCAATTTGGGGGCATGGTTGGCAATCTGCAATCATGTTTAAACTCAAGTGGCACAGCCAACGATCTACCCGTAACTGCTGGAATGATCAACCCCAATGGCGGTTGGTGTGATAACCATTTCATTAATGCACCAGCCCAAGCTTCCGATTATTATTACTTTATTGCGCCAAAAAACGGTCGGGTAGATATTGATCTGCTCAATACAACCCCTGATCAGCATGATTATAATCTGTATCTCTATGTGCATAATGGCGGTAACGACTACACCTTTATGCAACAATCGACAAATGCTGGTCAACAAGCTGAAGGAATATCGGCAAGCATCAGCGCTGGCGCACGCTATTTGATTCGGGTCTACTTTGTGAGCAAAACTGGTAACAAAGACCCCTACTATCGGCTAAAAGCTAACGTTCCTTAAGCAACCGCATGCCTCATATGAGAGTTGCTCGACTAGAGTTTAGATAGGTCATCTTAATTTTCAGTGTGTAGGACAGGAATTCGTATATGCGTCACTATTCTGCTAAACATATTGTTCGTTGTCTAGCTGTTTGTTGTTTCCTAAGTCTCTTGTTCCAAATTAACCCTCAAGCCAATGCCCAAACAATCGAAGTAACGCCACCACCGCCGCCACCACCAGTCACCCAACCAGAGCAGGCCCAACCAAATGTGCCTCAGGTAGGCACAATTCAGTGGGGCAGCACCTCAATTATCGCCTCCGAAAAACGTCTTTCGGTGTGGTTGCAAGTTAAATTCCTGGGCAATACGACCCTCAATTCATTTAGCTATCGAACAATTGAGGGCAGTGCTGGAGCTGGCACCGATTTTACAGCTCGTGATATCACGGTCAGCGTCCCTGCGAATCAAGGCTATACCTATATCCAAATTCCATTGATCAATAGTGCCTTAGTTGAAAGCAAAGAAACCTTTGTGGTTCAACTGTATGGTCTGACTGGTTTCACCCTTCAAGGAAGTGCCAACGCAACCGTTGATATTTATGAGCGGCTTTATGCGATGCCTCAGGTACGGGGCGTTAGCGCTCGTTGCGATACCGCCGAAGATCAAAACGATAATCCGCTAACGGCAGGCTTCTTAGGTGGAGCACTCAATAATGGGAGTGTTTGTTCGAGTAACTTCCTGAATGAAGTTCAAGGCGATTCAGATTACTACCGGATCTATGTTGATGGGTCGCCGGTCTATGAATATCTGTTTAACATTACTATGACCAATACGACCAATCCAGCTGCCCACAATATGGATATCTTCCTCTATGAATTGGTCAATGGCAATTATCAGACGATCACAAACTCGCTGCAACCAGGCCAAGAGCCAGATACAATTGCGGTTAGCTTAAAACAAGGGACAACCTACTTTTTACGGGTTTTGTGGGGGTCATCAAGCGCCTCAAGTGCCAAGCCCAGTTACAATATTTACACCTCAATTAGCAGCCCGCTTAACCCATAAATGGGCTAATGGCTAATTAAGGTGCTAGTGCTTGTCAAGGCTGCCGAATAGTGTGATAATGGGGCAGCAACGAAGTTGTCGAAAAATATTAATCTTTGGTACTGAAGAGAGCGGTCTTCCGCTGTTTTCGTTGTAGGATGCTGCTATGGAGTCGTTTGAACATACCCAGTTGGGCGAGTATACCTTGCAGGATGAAATAGGTCGCGGCGGGATGGCGCTCGTCTATCACGCGCAGCACCCCGATTATGGCTCGGTAGCCTTTAAAGTGTTACCGCCCTATTTCGCCCACGATACCGACACGCTCCGACGATTCATGCTCGAGGCACGGGCGATCCGTGAGTTGCACCACCCGCATATTGTGCAACTCTACGAAGCCAGTGATATTCCTGACCCAAATAATACCCGCCAACGAATCCATTATATTGCTATGGAATTTATTGGCGGTGGCACACTCAGCGAACGCTTGCATACCCAGCCCCGTCAGCAACTCAATCCAACAATTGA
This genomic interval carries:
- a CDS encoding Calx-beta domain-containing protein, with the protein product MLRWSRFILMFLFIQHMLITSSFASPEAPQAITVSWQTTKVSTTEGVSVWLAVVVNGADPSANVDIDLRYNTQGVTAAAGSDYAGSMGNNFNISGQTRVRLIRIEIYYNNYYENHETFLVQLNSRTSGIDVVGEAKAEVTISRSRQFGGMVGNLQSCLNSSGTANDLPVTAGMINPNGGWCDNHFINAPAQASDYYYFIAPKNGRVDIDLLNTTPDQHDYNLYLYVHNGGNDYTFMQQSTNAGQQAEGISASISAGARYLIRVYFVSKTGNKDPYYRLKANVP
- a CDS encoding Calx-beta domain-containing protein, which codes for MRHYSAKHIVRCLAVCCFLSLLFQINPQANAQTIEVTPPPPPPPVTQPEQAQPNVPQVGTIQWGSTSIIASEKRLSVWLQVKFLGNTTLNSFSYRTIEGSAGAGTDFTARDITVSVPANQGYTYIQIPLINSALVESKETFVVQLYGLTGFTLQGSANATVDIYERLYAMPQVRGVSARCDTAEDQNDNPLTAGFLGGALNNGSVCSSNFLNEVQGDSDYYRIYVDGSPVYEYLFNITMTNTTNPAAHNMDIFLYELVNGNYQTITNSLQPGQEPDTIAVSLKQGTTYFLRVLWGSSSASSAKPSYNIYTSISSPLNP